The following are from one region of the Zonotrichia leucophrys gambelii isolate GWCS_2022_RI chromosome 1A, RI_Zleu_2.0, whole genome shotgun sequence genome:
- the TUBA8 gene encoding tubulin alpha-8 chain, giving the protein MVDLEPTVVDEVRAGTFRELFHPEQLITGKEDAANNYARGHYTIGKESIDMVLDRVRKLTDACSGLQGFLIFHSFGGGTGSGFTSLLMERLSVDYGKKSKLEFAIYPAPQVSTAVVEPYNSILTTHTTLEHSDCAFMVDNEAIYDICRRNLAIERPTYTNLNRLISQIVSSITASLRFDGALNVDLTEFQTNLVPYPRIHFPLVTYAPIISCERAHHEQLSVAEITNACFEPNNQMVKCDPRHGKYMACCMLYRGDVVPKDVNVAIAAIKTKRSIQFVDWCPTGFKVGINYQPPTVVPGGDLAQVQRAVCMLSNTTAIAEAWARLDHKFDLMYAKRAFVHWYVGEGMEEGEFAEAREDLAALEKDYEEVGTDSFEEENDGE; this is encoded by the exons ATGGTGGACTTGGAGCCCACTGTGGTAG atgaAGTTCGGGCTGGCACCTTCCGGGAGCTTTTTCACCCAGAACAACTGATCACTGGAAAGGAGGATGCAGCCAATAATTATGCCCGTGGCCACTACACCATTGGCAAGGAAAGCATTGACATGGTGCTGGATCGTGTCCGTAAGCTG ACCgatgcctgctctgggctgcaagGATTCCTGATCTTCCACAGCTTTGGTGGCGGTACGGGCTCTGGATTCACCTCCCTGCTGATGGAACGCCTCTCTGTGGATTACGGCAAGAAGTCCAAACTGGAGTTCGCCATCTACCCGGCCCCTCAGGTCTCCACTGCCGTGGTGGAGCCCTACAACTCCATCCTGACCACGCACACCACGCTGGAGCACTCGGACTGCGCCTTCATGGTGGACAACGAGGCCATCTACGACATCTGCCGCCGCAACCTGGCCATCGAGCGCCCCACCTACACCAACCTGAACCGCCTCATCAGCCAGATCGTGTCCTCCATCACGGCCTCGCTGCGCTTCGACGGCGCCCTCAACGTGGACCTGACCGAGTTCCAGACCAACCTGGTGCCCTACCCGCGCATCCACTTCCCGCTGGTGACCTACGCGCCCATCATCTCCTGCGAGCGCGCGCACCACGAGCAGCTCTCCGTGGCCGAGATCACCAATGCCTGCTTCGAGCCCAACAACCAGATGGTCAAGTGTGACCCCAGGCACGGCAAGTACATGGCCTGCTGCATGCTCTACCGCGGGGACGTGGTGCCCAAGGACGTCAACGTGGCCATCGCTGCCATCAAGACCAAGAGAAGCATCCAGTTTGTCGACTGGTGCCCAACAGGCTTCAAG GTTGGGATCAACTACCAGCCCCCTACGGTTGTCCCTGGAGGGGACCTGGCGCAGGTGCAGCGGGCAGTGTGCATGCTGAGCAACACCACGGCCATCGCCGAGGCCTGGGCGCGGCTGGACCACAAGTTCGACCTGATGTACGCCAAGAGAGCCTTCGTGCACTGGTACGTGGGAGAAGGCATGGAGGAGGGAGAGTTTGCAGAGGCCAGGGAGgacctggctgccctggagaagGACTATGAAGAAGTGGGAACTGACTCGTTCGAAGAAGAGAATGATGGggagtaa